From the Leishmania panamensis strain MHOM/PA/94/PSC-1 chromosome 31 sequence genome, one window contains:
- a CDS encoding hypothetical protein (TriTrypDB/GeneDB-style sysID: LpmP.31.1620), giving the protein MHQSRFRVWRCSELAQLCSSSLYALLLGSRPVCIRSSNLLRSHFIPRQHRSPRRAGDEPQPQRQSKLSRSPKKVSVDTRDREQRLAQQTPLSRVTPYHNDVHKCASKLVNRARTSTERSQVASPSSSLRIQHMQRQSPEKGPAVSSATLLRSLKARNSPYVSTLCKRVVPRHTGTHGTIQDLNSAHQSDDQRRAVADLRSEETRSIESDGYDPALVVHVDSRHRQVRLNDVQRELIWKARQTQYHNLLQRIVACLQSHRSPIEKCQTLYGLHNEVIEKHLRLRADTYEDIFHTLYSVGVKRGGGAGQPGKASLSSSAQLVSGGAGCEYWNWQEISLMGSGGTLPAELATPSAASSIVLSLRGMENVWEMYRYLVDSGTDPTPRILQYVMGLLEHASVSLAVARSHTPADSGGTPITHGRHRARSSGLLLVEAKAHSLMMDADRFHLTPTEYTVNSYIAICEACDVMHLAVARVTDYQTRQERQASPGMYARLLTGLVRCSHYTDAMAVATTMQNVAMTTYLVNAVLQAARHSHDPASVFSFYRSLFFAPPSPLRLSESRSPEKSGSTSPAPGLWRVSPTSRSATGLAPSLVTFSIMAEVILQTQDYTELTFVISEMQHYGVKGNGLLLNKLLKMMRTAGRPQSEVQALQSAMEAKQVRVFDENKAGGPVPSLE; this is encoded by the coding sequence ATGCACCAGAGCCGCTTCCGCGTCTGGCGATGCAGTGAactggcgcagctgtgcagtTCTTCCCTCTACGCCCTCTTGCTGGGAAGCCGGCCTGTCTGCATTCGATCCTCTAACCTTCTCAGGTCCCATTTCATCCCCAGACAGCACCGTAGCCCTCGCAGGGCAGGCGATGAACCGCAACCCCAGCGCCAGTCGAAGCTGTCCAGGAGTCCTAAGAAGGTCTCTGTAGATACACGTGACAGAGAACAGCGACTAGCCCAGCAGACTCCCTTGTCACGTGTGACCCCCTATCACAATGACGTGCATAAATGCGCTTCAAAGCTCGTTAATCGTGCGAGGACAAGCACAGAACGCTCGCAGGTggcgtctccctcttcatctctACGCATACAGCACATGCAAAGACAATCACCTGAGAAGGGCCCCGCTGTGTCTTCAGCGACGCTACTGCGCTCCTTGAAGGCGCGTAACTCGCCGTACGTATCCACACTCTGCAAGCGTGTTGTGCCGAGACACACCGGCACGCACGGTACCATCCAAGATCTCAACTCGGCGCATCAGTCGGATGATCAGCGCCGTGCAGTAGCAGACCTCCGCTCTGAAGAAACACGCAGCATTGAGAGCGACGGCTACGACCCCGCACTGGTAGTGCACGTCGActctcgccaccgccaggtGCGGCTAAATGACGTCCAACGCGAGCTTATCTGGAAGGCGCGGCAGACGCAGTACCACAACCTGCTCCAGCGGATTGTTGCCTGCCTCCAGTCCCATCGCAGCCCCATCGAGAAATGTCAAACTCTCTACGGCCTTCACAACGAAGTAATCGAAAAGCatctgcggctgcgcgccgACACCTACGAGGACATCTTCCACACGCTCTACAGTGTCGGTGTGaagcgaggcggtggtgctgggcAGCCTGGCAAGGCGTCACTGAGCTCCAGCGCACAGCTTgtcagcggcggtgctggatgCGAGTACTGGAACTGGCAAGAAATCTCACTCATGGGGAGCGGCGGGACACTGCCTGCCGAGCTCGCCACACCTTCCGCAGCCTCCAGCATCGTGTTGAGTCTCCGCGGCATGGAGAATGTCTGGGAGATGTACCGCTATCTTGTGGATAGCGGCACTGACCCGACACCACGCATTCTCCAGTACGTGATGGGCCTACTGGAGCATGCCTCCGTCTCCCTCGCGGTGGCACGGTCGCACACCCCCGCGGACTCTGGTGGCACCCCCATCACGCACGGACGTCATCGCGCGCGGAGTTCTGGCCTTCTACTCGTCGAAGCCAAGGCTCACTCTCTCATGATGGACGCAGATCGTTTTCACCTGACCCCGACCGAGTACACCGTCAACTCATACATTGCCATCTGCGAGGCGTGCGACGTGATGCATCTCGCCGTGGCTCGTGTAACGGATTACCAGACAAGGCAAGAGCGGCAAGCATCCCCTGGCATGTATGCTCGTCTCCTGACAGGGCTTGTGCGCTGTAGCCACTACACCGATGCAATGGCGGTAGCGACTACAATGCAAAACGTTGCGATGACTACGTACCTCGTGAACGCTGTCCTCCAGGCAGCACGGCACTCCCATGACCCCGCAAGCGTCTTTAGCTTTtaccgctctctcttttttgctcCGCCGAGCCCGCTACGCCTCAGTGAAAGCCGCAGCCCCGAAAAGAGCGGCAGTACCTCACCAGCGCCGGGTCTCTGGCGCGTCAGCCCCACTTCTCGATCTGCCACTGGCTTGGCTCCCTCCCTTGTCACCTTCTCTATCATGGCAGAGGTAATTCTACAGACGCAGGACTACACTGAACTAACGTTTGTGATTTCCGAAATGCAGCACTACGGCGTGAAGGGAAACGGACTTCTCCTGAACAAACTCTTGAAGATGATGCGCACCGCGGGGCGTCCACAATCGGAGGTGCAAGCTCTTCAAAGTGCCATGGAGGCGAAGCAGGTGCGTGTCTTCGATGAGAACAAAGCGGGTGGTCCTGTGCCCTCTCTGGAATGA
- a CDS encoding hypothetical protein (TriTrypDB/GeneDB-style sysID: LpmP.31.1630), whose protein sequence is MQTESSSMTPASTSEKPHRRLVASTPVPPSNQLADSTMSIIDLSPEALRRSSIVAEAVTSRVETASAMSTSKPRSAYANGECVAPSSLGTPSRAMVASHVPALVVKHLNTSAPQRGTSKEFSPGTQSPLKNKAAAPTYKAASRTVAHVGASTVRRIPVTSNPIMPRGTYRSPCMLPSPDAAERGSRPQHNGTSPPLPSSVAVSVPCALYDLHHALQHRLVEDLGWSLYWYLDTETEIKQVELGQETKDPSFREKVKATTAAAERKTNEAVRDGGNPGSTVVTPHVSHKADRQRSFTSGDVLNNSTSSAVTACYSDPNTPQYHPRLDANGRELPFSVQESRFGVITNHLDCYICHDLSAAALSAASQLHHSKLNRSPFEYRLASLQRWLRKRGIESARDKLLTSCLSLETQRYLAYLGLADCWTSLFVTAGLPVVTSVAASSPMSPCTTSPCLPTTLSRAASRFDRIPLSFHVFPALCRWKCLAPLRRDRILRESVMHPFPLSEAFSQDYSCAPSAQLQSGVEASEVQAAAIEMSSSLPPLTFFTIQQRSLLPGRRRSSISCSQVASLGESCACDVYLVAATGMGTEDGAETVEAIASVWGYVKREDVDSRTPSLVSSPAAAAAAQQGGGGTKKKTTTTTSAKSPSGELFYIASSVENYLRLGLVFGWIYGWQMCFSSTGPPPNSVLWLRLVSSSAYEAARATSKGTSP, encoded by the coding sequence ATGCAAACCGAGTCTTCCTCGATGACCCCGGCGTCTACCTCAGAGAAACCCCACCGCCGACTCGTTGCGTCCACACCGGTGCCACCGTCAAACCAGTTGGCTGACAGCACGATGTCGATCATAGATCTTTCTCCGGAAGCCCTGCGAAGATCATCCATAGTGGCAGAGGCGGTCACCAGCCGTGTGGAAACGGCGAGTGCCATGTCGACCAGCAAGCCACGCTCTGCTTACGCTAACGGGGAGTGTGTTGCGCCGTCTTCTCTTGGCACACCGTCTCGCGCCATGGTGGCCTCGCACGTCCCAGCACTCGTAGTCAAGCACCTGAACACTtctgcgccgcagcgtggTACCAGCAAAGAATTCTCCCCAGGGACGCAGTCGCCTCTCAAGAacaaagcagcggcgcctacCTACAAGGCTGCATCCCGTACAGTAGCCCACGTTGGGGCGTCGACTGTGCGTCGTATCCCAGTGACCTCCAACCCCATCATGCCTCGTGGCACTTATCGCTCACCGTGCATGCTACCTTCGCCAGATGCCGCTGAAAGAGGCAGCCGCCCTCAACACAACGGCACCTCACCGCCACTTCCAAGCTCTGTTGCCGTATCTGTGCCGTGCGCCCTCTACGACTTGCATCACGCGCTCCAACACCGCCTTGTCGAGGACCTCGGGTGGTCCCTCTACTGGTACCTGGACACGGAGACGGAGATCAAACAGGTGGAACTTGGACAGGAGACCAAGGACCCCTCTTTCAGAGAGAAAGTCAAGGCaaccacagccgcagcggagagaaagacaaatGAAGCAGTGAGGGACGGTGGAAATCCAGGATCAACGGTTGTGACTCCTCATGTAAGCCACAAAGCGGACCGGCAGAGGAGCTTTACATCAGGAGATGTACTGAATAACAGCACCTCTTCTGCCGTGACCGCATGCTACAGCGACCCCAACACCCCTCAGTACCACCCTCGCCTCGACGCCAATGGTCGAGAGCTTCCCTTCTCGGTGCAGGAGTCGAGGTTTGGCGTCATCACCAACCACCTCGACTGCTACATCTGCCATGATCTgtccgctgcagctctttcTGCTGCATCGCAGCTACACCACTCGAAGCTAAACCGGAGCCCCTTCGAGTACCGTCTAGCGTccctgcagcggtggctgcgcaAGCGCGGTATTGAATCCGCCAGAGATAAACTTCTTACCTCCTGTCTGTCACTAGAAACGCAGCGCTACCTGGCCTACCTCGGCTTAGCAGACTGCTGGACATCGCTCTTTGTCACTGCAGGACTCCCAGTGGTCACGTCAGTGGCGGCCAGCTCTCCAATGTCACCATGCACAACATCTCCGTGCCTACCGACGACGCTCTCTAGAGCAGCATCGCGCTTCGACCGCATACCGCTCAGCTTCCACGTGTTCCCGGCATTGTGTCGCTGGAAGTGTCTGGCGCCGCTCCGCCGTGATAGGATTCTGCGCGAGAGCGTGATGCACCCCTTTCCACTATCGGAGGCATTCTCACAGGATTATAGCTGCGCGCCttcggcgcagctgcaaagCGGTGTTGAAGCAAGTGAAGTGCAGGCAGCGGCAATAGAGATGTCAtcctcgctgcctccgctgACCTTCTTCACCATACAACAGAGGTCTCTCCTGCCAGGGCGACGACGTTCGTCTATCTCCTGCAGCCAAGTGGCTTCTCTCGGCGAATCCTGCGCGTGTGACGTCTACCTTGTCGCAGCAACAGGAATGGGCACCGAAGACGGTGCAGAGACCGTGGAAGCCATCGCATCGGTGTGGGGCTATGTAAAGAGGGAGGACGTCGATAGCCGTACCCCTTCTCTGGTCTCCTccccggcggcggcggcggcggcacaacaaggcggcggcggcaccaaaaaaaagacaacgacaacgacCTCCGCCAAGTCGCCTTCCGGGGAGCTCTTCTACATCGCCAGCAGTGTTGAGAACTACCTTCGACTGGGCTTGGTGTTCGGGTGGATTTATGGGTGGCAGATGTGCTTCTCGTCAACCGGGCCACCGCCAAACTCGGTGCTGTGGCTTCGCTTGGTGAGCAGCTCTGCCTACGAGGCAGCACGCGCGACAAGCAAAGGCACGTCACCGTAG
- a CDS encoding hypothetical protein (TriTrypDB/GeneDB-style sysID: LpmP.31.1640) — MRFGTDFTEEELAELKKLDIIYDKLLPKRSSECKDASTSSTNGPGDYGRIPLRDFFVSSAGTPSVARIGSSPPGIAAKWQMMLREMNGEMVVRNGQNIRNTRAVTNRILSWSITFQQADRAAAAVSLGHDGGRALAREWVRGIVVYFQERMDKSFAELNITAQEEAFVRELKLPEMDGADLVSRCVEAARTVITPMLTMSPYFISIVRCCREMVLALKVVQGLLSHISSHTRLMPPTTVAITPNGRRNVLSILTLGEDFLESLRTPLWLFRSVLLFLGALELQQSPQREIAISEQHLDHSIHCIASLVAEVESKRDGSTTANLEVRTILDALVLGHVKNACLSRFPPSKMLKLLEHEQGVLADVEAPDVANNLFARCGPVLKQLLIDYPTFMESTAKFVERNEMSDWGTSLMLVQLFCWDVKTPPDLATQAKQPVLYHVPKMTGPFPHGSTVLSAMVREVLRPLLSVLLSGIPSGAKDDGASGGATGTEIDTRASDQRAVVNPSHPSTAGGCDALLVLSPFAQKVCATLLTLAAWLQSLSFPAGPRMPKWASLDVGDQFMREFNLGEGCFKSALGEVLHDVIAEALGQVENNCSHRSATGAAAAPETDDTASQLSTAVLQYLRRVECVWNAVTEHSLELCPSAFSDILALGAQIPSSISTASAFHTTADANATAVRASYNTGLFGDCKYLFYDTVQNVMKTMWPNRYADLLTDPLLHSVHVYLLRAESTSQRSGGLRPVSPSVAQGRPIGAKRPKPLPEQASKEPASHPVSPGAAAAPARGSPPGAAEQSAVVLTSKEELHSALRMVRCIKNRDLFVSRYTVTVRERLLTRPAPDVISDAELQSNKKRHEQEAMQFLATWLGDASLLKPVRELHMSYSAQSELFKSASKGPVEATEVPTKGIRLTTTILDWRLWGDKEAAPATVPGQAGESGAAPSPFPMSAVELVARAGQALSMATSATAALPFPNDVLVQLEKVELAYNEKHSNRMLRWDWNDHAYTTFTLSYPKEGGRVTTIHSTLLLQRLFLAIAAYGRTGVELATLAKRAGMDERRIAAILRLCLDRDKLLVRISNSCDGVGAEAASGKVCIALNYDYTRPPSRLRGEFTYWPNAERRRVVPGTMDQDATITKRRNMIKTSIMQVMKHGQRIKHDELYNTVREKNSKVFDVTVRNFKQEIEGLIGQDFMARSGTNSNEYVFRA, encoded by the coding sequence ATGCGCTTCGGTACCGATTtcaccgaggaggagctggcagaGCTCAAGAAGCTAGATATCATCTACGACAAGCTACTCCCCAAGCGCAGCTCCGAGTGTAAAGACGCGAGCACCTCTAGCACCAACGGGCCAGGTGACTACGGCCGAATCCCGCTTCGAGACTTCTTTGTTTCCTCCGCTGGCACGCCATCAGTAGCACGGATTGGATCAAGTCCACCAGGGATCGCGGCCAAGTGGCAGATGATGCTGCGCGAGATGAACGGTGAGATGGTGGTGCGCAACGGCCAGAACATCCGCAACACACGCGCGGTCACCAACCGTATCCTCTCCTGGTCAATTACATTCCAACAAGCagatcgcgcagcagcagcggtgagcCTAGGCCACGATGGCGGGCGTGCCTTGGCGCGAGAGTGGGTTCGTGGCATTGTCGTTTACTTTCAGGAGCGCATGGACAAGTCGTTTGCCGAGCTCAACATCACCgcacaggaggaggcgttTGTACGAGAACTTAAGCTTCCTGAGATGGATGGAGCCGACCTTGTATCGCGATGTGTAGAGGCGGCCCGCACCGTCATTACACCTATGTTGACCATGAGTCCATACTTCATCAGCATTGTTCGATGCTGCCGTGAGATGGTGCTCGCGCTTAAGGTAGTGCAGGGGCTTCTTTCCCACATTtcatcacacacacgcctcatGCCACCCACAACCGTGGCGATCACCCCGAATGGACGACGCAACGTCCTTTCGATCTTGACGCTCGGAGAAGACTTCCTCGAGTCGCTTCGGACGCCACTGTGGCTCTTCCGAtctgtccttctctttcttggcGCGCTGGAGCTTCAGCAGTCCCCGCAGCGCGAGATCGCCATCagcgagcagcacctcgaccACTCAATTCACTGCATTGCCTCCCTCGTGGCGGAGGTCGAATcgaagagagacggaagcACCACAGCAAACTTGGAGGTGCGCACCATCCTGGACGCACTCGTTCTCGGACATGTCAAGAACGCCTGCCTATCACGCTTCCCCCCAAGCAAGATGCTGAAACTCCTCGAGCACGAGCAAGGTGTGCTGGCGGATGTGGAAGCCCCTGACGTCGCCAACAACCTCTTCGCACGCTGCGGCCCAGTGTTAAAGCAGCTTCTGATTGACTACCCCACGTTCATGGAGTCTACAGCGAAGTTTGTGGAGCGCAACGAGATGAGTGACTGGGGTACCTCACTCATGCTGGTGCAGCTCTTCTGCTGGGACGTGAAGACGCCGCCAGACTTGGCAACACAAGCTAAGCAACCGGTGCTCTACCATGTTCCAAAGATGACTGGCCCGTTTCCACATGGGTCAACGGTGCTAAGCGCCATGGTGCGTGAAGTGCTGCGTCCACtgctctctgtgctgctctcAGGAATTCCATCGGGCGCTAAAGACGATGGCGCCAGTGGTGGCGCGACTGGAACCGAGATCGACACGAGGGCTTCCGATCAGCGCGCCGTGGTAAACCCGAGCCACCCGTCCACCGCAGGTGGTTGCGACGCTCTGCTCGTGCTTTCCCCCTTCGCACAGAAGGTGTGTGCTACACTTCTCACGCTGGCAGCGTGGCTCCAAAGCCTCTCTTTTCCGGCGGGGCCCCGGATGCCGAAATGGGCGTCTCTGGATGTGGGCGACCAATTCATGCGAGAGTTTAACCTCGGTGAGGGCTGCTTTAAGAGCGCGCTGGGAGAGGTACTACATGACGTTATCGCCGAAGCTCTGGGTCAGGTGGAGAACAACTGCAGTCACCGCAGCGCtactggagcagcagccgctccgGAGACGGACGACACCGCGTCCCAACTGAGCACCGCAGTGCTACAGTACCTGCGCCGTGTCGAGTGCGTCTGGAACGCTGTAACGGAGCACTCCCTTGAGCTGTGCCCGTCTGCCTTTAGCGATATTTTGGCGCTCGGTGCTCAGATACCGTCTTCTATCTCTACCGCGTCAGCCTTTCACACCACTGCGGACGCCAACGCCACTGCCGTGCGCGCCAGCTACAATACTGGCTTATTCGGGGACTGCAAGTATCTCTTCTATGACACTGTGCAAAACGTGATGAAGACGATGTGGCCCAATAGGTACGCGGATCTTCTCACCGATCCTCTGCTCCACAGCGTGCATGTGTACTTGCTCCGAGCCGAGAGCACAAGCCAGCGCAGCGGGGGACTCCGACCTGTTTCCCCCAGCGTGGCACAGGGACGACCAATTGGGGCGAAGCGGCCAAAGCCACTGCCGGAGCAGGCGTCAAAGGAACCTGCGTCTCATCCAGTCAGcccaggcgctgcagctgcacccgcCCGTGGCTCGCCCCCCGGCGCGGCAGAGCAGAGTGCCGTGGTTCTCACGTCCAAGGAAGAGCTACACAGCGCTCTCCGCATGGTGCGGTGCATCAAGAACCGCGACCTCTTCGTCAGCCGCTACACCGTCACGGTTCGAGAGCGTCTTCTGACTCGACCGGCCCCCGACGTCATTTCCGATGCCGAACTCCAGAGCAACAAGAAGCGCCACGAGCAAGAGGCAATGCAGTTTCTCGCCACCTGGCTCGGCGATGCATCCCTTCTCAAGCCTGTCCGCGAGCTCCATATGAGCTACTCCGCGCAGAGCGAGCTTTTCAAGTCCGCCTCCAAGGGTCCTGTAGAGGCAACCGAGGTGCCGACCAAAGGCATTAggctcaccaccaccattcTCGACTGGCGTCTATGGGGAGACAAAGAGGCGGCACCGGCAACAGTCCCCGGTCAAGCGGGTGAAAGCGGTGCggcaccttctccttttccaaTGTCTGCGGTGGAGCTGGTCGCCCGTGCCGGGCAGGCACTCTCCATGGCCAcgtcagcaacagcagcgttACCCTTTCCGAATGATGTTCTGGTGCAGCTGGAAAAGGTGGAGCTCGCGTACAATGAGAAACACTCGAACCGTATGCTGCGGTGGGACTGGAACGACCACGCGTACACGACCTTCACCCTGTCCTACCCCAAGGAGGGCGGGCGCGTGACAACCATTCACAGCACACTcttgctgcagcgactcttCCTCGCAATTGCCGCGTATGGCCGAACCGGAGTGGAGTTGGCGACGCTAGCAAAGCGAGCAGGCATGGATGagcggcgcattgctgctATTCTGAGGCTGTGTCTCGACCGCGACAAGCTATTGGTTCGTATCAGCAACAGCTGCGATGGCGTGGGCGCGGAGGCTGCGTCCGGTAAAGTGTGCATTGCCCTCAACTACGACTACACTCGCCCGCCTAGCCGCCTGCGTGGTGAGTTCACATACTGGCCCAACGccgagcggcgccgcgtggTTCCTGGCACTATGGATCAGGACGCTACCATCACGAAGCGGCGTAACATGATCAAGACCTCCATCATGCAGGTGATGAAGCACGGGCAGCGCATTAAGCACGATGAACTGTACAATACGGTACGCGAGAAGAATTCAAAGGTGTTCGATGTTACGGTGCGTAACTTCAAGCAAGAGATCGAAGGGCTAATCGGCCAGGACTTCATGGCACGCTCAGGCACAAACTCGAATGAGTATGTGTTTCGAGCATAG
- a CDS encoding hypothetical protein (TriTrypDB/GeneDB-style sysID: LpmP.31.1650), which translates to MASESSVAIGVGITLALFVLFAILLIIFGICTNDGSASNFSPDREARVAQARQRHQLEQEQWRERRLRDVVLLLIERGEAQEGVSLAFQLPNRPEVSARRALRNRRGPSSLRQNLAIELANEQENSRLDPEALMIAHRPLEELLANGRPADADPGPDVMQMLLDGQEIQQHTSSEDDSDFYPDEDEMRITSTTPFLSQQVNDEALLGRGGGRPSDSGRASPTPSPNLDPAQQQQQQGDGATTSNAVGTDADIDARTAAMLLEEQRLRENREKALLIELGRERRRKHRKPAEDVYGEGADYEVNPANKRFLRIDASENFSFHTPLMRFLSPLKSFRGSLSRTGRKSAFDGLSPQESYIQQREDTAMAKSFSSQKAKNYSFREPHF; encoded by the coding sequence ATGGCATCTGAATCCTCTGTTGCCATCGGTGTAGGTATCACCCTTGCGTTATTCGTGTTATTTGCCATCTTACTCATCATTTTCGGAATCTGCACTAACGATGGTAGTGCAAGCAACTTCAGCCCCGATAGGGAGGCGCgcgtggcgcaggcgcgACAGAGGCACCAGCTGGAGCAGGAACAGTGGCGTGAACGGCGTCTTCGCGATGTCGTTCTGTTGCTAATTGAGCGTGGTGAGGCTCAAGAGGGGGTGTCGCTCGCGTTTCAGCTCCCAAATCGGCCAGAGGTCAGCGCCAGGAGAGCACTTCGCAACCGCCGTGGCCCTAGCTCACTGAGACAGAATCTCGCGATCGAACTTGCAAACGAACAAGAGAACAGTCGTCTTGATCCAGAGGCACTAATGATTGCCCATAGACCCCTAGAAGAGCTTCTTGCGAACGGACGGCCAGCGGATGCCGACCCAGGCCCGGATGTGATGCAGATGCTGCTTGATGGGCAAGAAATTCAGCAACACACGAGCAGTGAAGACGACAGCGATTTCTACCCCGACGAAGACGAGATGAGGATAACGAGTACGACCCCGTTCCTGAGCCAGCAGGTGAACGACGAGGCGCTATtgggcagaggtggtggcagacCTAGCGACAGCGGGAGAGCCTCACCAACGCCGTCGCCAAACCTCGATCcagcgcaacagcaacagcagcagggcgaTGGCGCTACCACCAGCAATGCTGTGGGGACAGACGCCGATATAGATGCGCGTACTGCGGCCATGCTTCTGGAAGAACAGCGGCTCCGCGAGAACCGCGAGAAGGCTCTTCTGATTGAACTCGGCCGTGAGAGGCGACGCAAGCATCGAAAGCCGGCGGAAGATGTGTACGGCGAAGGCGCTGATTACGAAGTCAATCCCGCAAACAAACGCTTTCTGCGTATCGATGCGTCGGAGAATTTCAGCTTTCACACTCCGCTGATGCGtttcctctccccactcAAGTCGTTTCGCGGAAGCCTATCTCGTACCGGGCGGAAGTCTGCCTTCGACGGTCTCTCTCCGCAGGAGTCGTACATTcaacagagagaagacacgGCCATGGCAAAATCTTTCTCATCGCAAAAGGCGAAAAACTACAGCTTCAGGGAGCCGCACTTCTGA
- a CDS encoding hypothetical protein (TriTrypDB/GeneDB-style sysID: LpmP.31.1660) → MRTTPRLSKGTLNPQSNPRFFLPALSLFLHRPSAVCPAVRTAHASTITQRACVSLLLLHRHLSRDNGDHLPPGTPAVAAADGSPTGEEDDEDLKVETYRPQLTPEDAERKAKTDLFVCLLLTLPRDQDWKDMLAAAFRAGTWKPHHLNAVLHGVQLNKYNEPAECAVSCAASLPFSCSFALRHSIVDASKTAPASSTPSTRLQRARDILIFCAEEGGVHAAPSAEGLFVGVSKAPLSSAEEASRPSKAFAPSAAAAHHLLVLLLQAAQRGASATSPLSDPNTTTQPVASFHDVWSFLAWMELHEYHILSNAVLDALEAVVDEGGSQAGAEAAAGLKSAAGLSSAPFASPLKYAVVSRRVHRLDYLRSERALLRESMKSAEQGANGARMSTGAVRGRRWRDAPRTAPVHTE, encoded by the coding sequence ATGAGGACGACCCCTCGCCTTTCAAAGGGCACATTGAATCCACAATCAAACCCCCGGTTCTTCCTACCGGCCTTGAGCCTCTTCCTTCATCGCCCTTCAGCAGTATGTCCGGCTGTGCGAACTGCCCACGCTTCCACAATTACGCAACGCGCATGCGTGTCGCTTCTCTTACTGCACCGTCACCTTAGCAGAGACAATGGCGACCACCTCCCTCCTGGTACCCCTGCGGTCGCAGCCGCGGACGGCAGCCCAACAGGCGAAGAGGACGATGAAGACTTGAAGGTGGAGACCTACCGTCCTCAGCTGACCCCTGAGGATGCAGAGCGGAAGGCGAAAACAGATCTATTTGTGTGCCTTCTGCTCACCCTCCCTCGTGATCAGGACTGGAAGGATATGCTGGCGGCCGCCTTCCGCGCCGGTACCTGGAAGCCTCACCACCTCAATGCCGTTCTGCATGGGGTGCAGCTGAACAAGTACAACGAGCCCGCTGAGTGTGCagtcagctgcgccgcctccttgccTTTTTCGTGCTCATTCGCACTTCGACACTCCATCGTCGATGCCTCCAAGACTGCCCCTGCGTCCTCGACACCGTCTACACGTCTGCAGCGCGCCAGAGACATTTTGATCTTCTGCGCCGAAGAAGGTGGCgtgcacgcagcgccatctgcTGAGGGGCTCTTCGTTGGTGTCTCTAAAGCACCGCTGTCATCAGCCGAAGAGGCCAGTAGACCCTCTAAAGCCTTcgcaccgtcagcagcggctgctcaCCACTTActtgttcttctccttcaagCAGCTCAGAGAGGTGCGAGTGCGACATCTCCCCTTTCAGACCCGAATACCACTACGCAGCCTGTGGCATCCTTCCACGACGTGTGGAGCTTCTTGGCCTGGATGGAGCTGCACGAGTACCATATACTCTCCAACGCTGTGCTGGATGCTCTGGAAGCGGTGGTAGATGAAGGCGGAAGTCAGGCCGGCGCTGAGGCTGCGGCAGGACTGAAAAGTGCCGCCGGCTTATCATCAGCGCCCTTCGCCTCACCTCTCAAGTACGCAGTGGTGTCTCGGCGCGTACATCGGCTAGACTACCTACGCAGCGAGCGGGCTCTGTTACGAGAGTCGATGAAGAGCGCTGAACAAGGCGCTAATGGAGCTCGGATGAGCACTGGCGCTGTTCgaggaaggaggtggcgaGATGCTCCGCGAACCGCTCCGGTGCATACAGAGTAG